Below is a window of Macadamia integrifolia cultivar HAES 741 chromosome 8, SCU_Mint_v3, whole genome shotgun sequence DNA.
CCATACACTGAGGATGTAGCAAGAATTCAACAGCGGAACTAGGTGAATTGACAAGTGGATTCATTCTGGAAACAGAATACCTCCTCTGGAATCTGCTGCTACTATCTGTAAAATAGACATTTCTTTCGGCATCAATGTCCAAATCATTTGTGAATCTTAATGGCACCCCTTCTGCCTCTGATGCAAGTGATGTTGCCAACCCACCCTCTGGCCCCACTTTCATCAACCCAAAATATGCATCAGCAATATACAGTTCCCCTGTTTTCTTGTCAAATCGAAGCCCTAAAGGTCGGCCACAGATGTGCTCGTTCTTCAAGTAACTCAAAGGTGATGGCTTTGTGCTACATAGTTCTGACCTAAACAAAAATAGCAGATAGCACAGAAGTTAAAAAAGTGACAGCTATGAAGGAACAATGGCTCAGAAAACATCAACTATCAAGAATTCTTTAGAAACACAAAACATGCTTCAGCCCCTTTCTTTTGTGTTCTAGTTAATTAAAAACAATGCAGCTGGGTGATCCAAGATGTTCAACTAGCACAGTGGATTTCAGAGTAAGAATGACATTCTACTATTGTTAAGGATGGGACTAAACCAAATAAGCCATACGGAAGACTAAAAATTTTTCCATTCAATCACCAGGATATGGAGGACCAATACATAGAAACAATCCAATGGAAGGACTAAATTCTAGtccttttttattaatttatttggtTGGGGGTGTGGGCAGGGAAGTGACTGGAGTGGAGAAATACCAATAGAGACAGAACTTCACCCCATTGACTCAGTTCGAATTTTGACTTATTCCAGTTATCAGTTAGTTATTTTTCTGGAATCATAATTTGCAAGTCACCATGTAAGTTTGAACTGGCCTGATTAAGTTCGATCCAATGAAAAGGAGCAGAAATCTTGTCCTGTGCAATATATGTATTGAAAACACTTAATGCTTAGACATTTAGAATAGAATTGCTTCTGCTAAAGATCACTGATATGCATTCTAAacaacaccaccccccccccaaaaaaaaaaaaaaaaaaacctgcgaCTAAGACAATTCCAACAACATTAGAAGATATAAGAAAATATGTGGAGATGAATTTCCATCGTCGATCAGCAAACAAATACTTGAAGGTTACAACTTGTCagttcaccactttggtgacAACTAACACATAACAAATATCCAAGCCATTGGATTGGGAAATGGGAAACCAACATTTGAAGGAAAGGCAAATAACAATTAATAACATAGTATGTCAAACCAATAGCTTGATCCCATCACATTATAATCAGTGGAACTTCACATCATCCATCATCGTCCTAACATCCCATATAGCATAACTATGTCTACATTCCATCAAAGCAATCCAATAtgaaattctaaaataaaacaaaaccaaCTTTAGCAGGTAAATTAATAACCATACAGTATTTAGGAAATCACAAGACTTCCTGCTGCAATTTCAACATCTTCAGGCGGGTTTCAGTAGGAAGATAATAACAGCTAAGTCATGGAGGCTGAAGCTATCATTTAAgagaaacaaaacccaaaaatttaaaccaaaaaaaaaaattacagtttGCTGAAAGGATACAAAGCATTCAACTCTAAAAGCCAACCCAGCTCACCTGTTAGGAGAAGTATAAGCAAAATCGGTCCATGACTCTCCATTCCAGAAAATAATCCGGCCATCGGCAACTCCAGTGTAAGGTCCACGACCTAGAGGGTCAAAAGCCATGCTTTCGGGGCCTTGAACCTGGTTCAGGAACTTAATCTCCGACTTCTGCAACAAATTTTCAGGATCTTTGTCCTTTGGGAGCTGGGACCAAGGAGTCATATTGACCTTGTGAACCTCGAAATCAGGGAAGTCGGAGATGGCACTGTGCTTGAAAGGGTCTATTCCACAGTAGAGAGCCAAAAGGAGGAACAACCCCCCAAAGATTCTAGCCGGCGTC
It encodes the following:
- the LOC122087209 gene encoding protein STRICTOSIDINE SYNTHASE-LIKE 3-like, whose translation is MTPARIFGGLFLLLALYCGIDPFKHSAISDFPDFEVHKVNMTPWSQLPKDKDPENLLQKSEIKFLNQVQGPESMAFDPLGRGPYTGVADGRIIFWNGESWTDFAYTSPNRSELCSTKPSPLSYLKNEHICGRPLGLRFDKKTGELYIADAYFGLMKVGPEGGLATSLASEAEGVPLRFTNDLDIDAERNVYFTDSSSRFQRRNFMQLVFSAEETGRVLKYDPVTKETTVLVRNLQFPNGLTLSKDGSFFIFCEGSPGRLMRYWLKGEKAGTSDVFAILPGFPDNVRTNEKGEFWVALHCRRSLYSHILSSYPKIRKFLLKLPIVAKYQYLASIGGRLHAAVAKYSSEGKLLQILEDNPGKVVRAISEVEEKDGKLWMGSVLMSFVAVYQLE